Proteins encoded together in one Mus pahari chromosome 9, PAHARI_EIJ_v1.1, whole genome shotgun sequence window:
- the Cd63 gene encoding CD63 antigen, translating to MAVEGGMKCVKFLLYVLLLAFCACAVGLIAIGVAVQVVLKQAITHETTAGSLLPVVIIAVGAFLFLVAFVGCCGACKENYCLMITFAIFLSLIMLVEVAVAIAGYVFRDQVKSEFNKSFQQQMQNYLKDNKTATILDKLQKENKCCGASNYTDWENIPGMAKDRVPDSCCINITVGCGNDFKASTIHTQGCVETIAIWLRKNILLVAAAALGIAFVEVLGIIFSCCLVKSIRSGYEVM from the exons ATGGCGgtggaaggaggaatgaagtgtgtCAAGTTTTTGCTCTACGTTCTCCTGCTGGCCTTCTGC GCCTGTGCAGTGGGACTGATTGCCATTGGTGTAGCGGTTCAGGTTGTCTTGAAGCAGGCCATTACCCATGAGACTACTGCTGGCTCGCTCTTGCCTGTGGTCATCATTGCAGTGGGCGCCTTCCTCTTCCTGGTGGCCTTTGTGGGCTGCTGTGGGGCCTGCAAGGAGAACTACTGTCTCATGATTACA TttgccatcttcctgtctcttatCATGCTTGTGGAGGTAGCTGTGGCCATTGCTGGCTATGTGTTTAGAGACCAG GTGAAGTCAGAGTTTAATAAGAGCTTCCAGCAGCAGATGCAGAATTACCTTAAAGACAACAAAACAGCCACTATTTTGGACAAATTGCAGAAAGAA AATAAGTGCTGTGGAGCGTCTAACTACACAGACTGGGAGAACATCCCCGGTATGGCCAAGGACAGAGTCCCCGATTCTTGCTGCATCAACATCACTGTGGGCTGTGGGAATGATTTCAAGGCATCCACCATCCATACCCAG GGCTGCGTGGAGACTATCGCGATATGGCTGAGGAAGAACATCCTGCTGGTGGCTGCAGCGGCCCTGGGCATTGCTTTTGTGGAG GTCTTGGGAATTATCTTCTCCTGCTGTCTGGTGAAGAGTATTCGAAGTGGCTATGAAGTAATGTAG